A portion of the Acidisarcina polymorpha genome contains these proteins:
- a CDS encoding class I SAM-dependent methyltransferase — protein MQQEVPSRTALRVALRRAAHQIYDSPVVFNDPLAVPILGKTYVEELRKTPVRTDRPFSFSLRAFLVARSCYAEENLRRAFERGVRQYVLLGAGLDTFAYRNPYPDLKIFEVDHPATQQWKRTLLQSNDIVIPQQLTYTPVDFECQSLPEELGATGFEFELPAFFACLGVVPYLTLPAFQATLNFVASQPAGSGIVLDYGQPRSALPLLEQLAHDSLASRVQLAGEPFRLFFTPAEIKAELGRFRDLEDIGSADMNARYFAGRSDQLRVLGSAGRLVSAWV, from the coding sequence ATGCAGCAGGAGGTCCCATCTCGAACAGCACTCCGCGTAGCCTTGCGCCGAGCCGCGCACCAGATCTACGACTCGCCGGTGGTCTTTAACGACCCGTTAGCGGTTCCCATTCTCGGCAAGACCTATGTAGAAGAACTTCGAAAGACGCCGGTCCGGACCGACCGGCCGTTCTCCTTTTCACTCCGTGCTTTTCTCGTCGCGCGAAGCTGCTATGCCGAGGAAAACCTGCGTCGTGCCTTCGAGAGGGGCGTCCGCCAATATGTGCTGCTCGGCGCGGGCCTCGATACTTTCGCCTATCGCAATCCCTATCCCGACTTAAAGATCTTCGAAGTAGACCATCCCGCCACCCAGCAATGGAAGCGCACCCTGCTGCAGTCGAACGACATCGTGATTCCCCAGCAGCTGACTTATACGCCAGTCGATTTCGAATGCCAGTCGTTGCCGGAAGAGCTTGGCGCCACTGGTTTCGAGTTTGAACTGCCAGCCTTCTTTGCGTGTCTCGGAGTCGTGCCCTACTTAACCCTTCCCGCGTTCCAGGCAACTTTAAACTTCGTTGCCTCTCAACCCGCGGGCAGCGGCATTGTCCTTGATTACGGACAGCCGCGTTCCGCTCTTCCCCTCCTCGAGCAACTTGCGCACGATTCCCTGGCATCCCGCGTCCAACTGGCCGGGGAACCCTTTCGGCTTTTCTTTACTCCAGCAGAGATCAAGGCGGAACTTGGCAGGTTCCGGGACTTGGAAGATATCGGCAGCGCCGATATGAATGCTCGCTATTTTGCTGGACGAAGCGATCAGTTGAGGGTTCTGGGGAGCGCTGGGCGTCTGGTCAGTGCGTGGGTGTAG
- a CDS encoding glycosyl hydrolase family 79 C-terminal domain-containing protein: protein MPARTIASSLVDGGMPADDASGRVSVTLSTYNPPFGAVHLSSKFNSLAFDTNQVTKIRSPGMWGSGDLVSLFQLIGTEGTLRIGGSSGDSVLWGCTTNASPPNGSCTGPCGSTAGLGNNKMPVTGTTLAQIGIDAEYTVTTCDIDNLAAFLNATGSPGWKATWGLNICLNDPSTGPNVENNCNGSKSPRGVLAVDGRGISDADIDAYAAVQANAAAYIAYKLGPHLSAFEIGNEPPEAWKNMPDPFKDYEYIWSRFRKVILARVPGAKFVEPADLGFSSRKPPNAYVVTGAQPCRSGDGCVRNSALVTPQTVMGSYHIYRTTQGCNPGSNHCSSSTHPAGPEPDWQAHADANDIGGSLFPYLHSTILPAVSGYALNGASLPYVMGEGGEFDAKTSNVGNEYGATLWYINFALINAMFGSSGVYIFNEWSPMGINYANGSVTQVNPLEYAMYASSHLMNATSGGMLLASNVTGLSSDAKSGLKFPGKESYPCRYVSYPTGEGPMHPPVAYNGRGKKDSYTTSNFCAWGVAINGGGTNVILVNNDYYNPVNASITFPNMTSHAVEETLSATGCRPSDGMHVSTCTNGVTFGGSDISPNGEFHPKSTTLSVSSNIVEITVPPGSAVLIEGRP, encoded by the coding sequence ATGCCGGCTAGAACTATTGCCTCTTCTCTCGTCGATGGTGGCATGCCCGCGGATGACGCATCCGGCAGGGTCTCGGTAACGTTATCGACTTACAATCCACCCTTTGGTGCGGTTCATCTATCCAGCAAGTTTAATAGTCTGGCCTTCGACACCAACCAAGTAACAAAAATTCGCAGCCCAGGAATGTGGGGAAGCGGCGATTTAGTAAGTCTCTTTCAGCTCATAGGCACTGAGGGAACGCTCCGCATCGGAGGCAGCAGTGGAGACTCCGTGCTCTGGGGTTGTACAACCAACGCCTCTCCTCCTAATGGAAGCTGTACTGGTCCCTGTGGGAGCACTGCAGGGCTGGGCAATAACAAGATGCCGGTCACCGGTACCACGCTTGCACAGATAGGGATCGACGCTGAGTATACCGTCACAACTTGCGATATCGATAATCTCGCCGCCTTTCTCAATGCCACCGGCTCGCCGGGCTGGAAAGCAACCTGGGGATTGAATATCTGTCTCAATGACCCCAGCACCGGGCCAAATGTCGAAAACAATTGCAATGGAAGCAAGAGTCCCCGAGGGGTGCTCGCAGTTGACGGCCGCGGTATCTCCGATGCGGACATCGATGCCTATGCAGCCGTTCAAGCGAATGCAGCGGCCTACATCGCTTACAAGTTAGGTCCTCACCTGTCAGCGTTCGAAATCGGCAACGAACCACCGGAAGCATGGAAGAACATGCCTGATCCGTTCAAAGACTATGAATATATCTGGAGCCGCTTTCGCAAAGTGATCTTAGCCCGAGTACCGGGAGCGAAATTTGTGGAGCCCGCTGACTTAGGCTTTTCCAGCCGGAAACCGCCGAATGCGTACGTTGTAACCGGCGCTCAACCCTGTCGTTCCGGCGACGGATGCGTCAGGAACAGCGCCCTCGTCACCCCGCAGACGGTCATGGGCAGTTATCACATCTACCGCACGACTCAAGGATGCAACCCCGGCAGCAACCATTGCAGCAGTAGCACCCATCCGGCTGGGCCAGAACCTGACTGGCAAGCTCACGCAGATGCGAATGACATTGGCGGATCCCTCTTCCCTTACCTGCACTCTACGATTCTTCCCGCGGTAAGCGGGTATGCGCTAAACGGAGCATCGCTTCCCTATGTCATGGGAGAAGGTGGCGAGTTCGACGCGAAGACGAGCAATGTAGGGAACGAGTATGGAGCGACTCTGTGGTATATCAACTTCGCGCTTATCAACGCTATGTTCGGATCCTCGGGAGTTTATATCTTCAATGAATGGTCTCCGATGGGAATCAACTACGCGAACGGCTCAGTAACTCAGGTGAACCCGCTGGAATATGCTATGTACGCGTCCAGTCACTTGATGAACGCGACATCTGGAGGCATGCTGCTTGCATCTAATGTCACCGGACTTTCTTCGGACGCTAAATCCGGGCTCAAGTTTCCCGGTAAAGAAAGCTATCCTTGCCGGTATGTTTCCTACCCCACCGGAGAGGGTCCGATGCATCCTCCAGTTGCGTATAACGGGCGGGGGAAAAAAGACAGCTACACTACTTCGAACTTCTGTGCATGGGGTGTCGCAATCAATGGCGGAGGAACGAACGTTATCCTGGTGAACAATGACTATTACAACCCGGTAAACGCGAGCATCACCTTCCCGAATATGACTAGCCACGCGGTCGAGGAGACTCTAAGCGCTACCGGCTGCAGGCCCTCCGACGGAATGCACGTAAGCACCTGTACGAATGGCGTTACCTTTGGTGGCAGTGACATCAGCCCTAACGGAGAGTTTCATCCTAAGTCGACGACTCTTTCGGTGTCTTCCAATATCGTGGAGATCACTGTTCCCCCGGGTAGCGCCGTCTTAATTGAAGGAAGACCGTAA